The proteins below come from a single Fusobacterium nucleatum genomic window:
- a CDS encoding DUF4261 domain-containing protein has translation MSTSAFTGFVLLSDAKLDIDKFLKDLKEDWNITLNLGKENKEKDMLVGDINGIMVAVALMPAPIPNNEAVESAKTNYRWKDAVKVAEEHKAHIIASLLGEPNLVDGAKLYTKIISALTKQENCIGINVLGTVLNPDMYRDFTEYYEENNMFPVENMIFIGLYGSEDEKINAYTYGMEAFGKKEMEIIDSSESPEDVYYFLQGVADYVITSDVILQDGETIGFSAEQKIPISQSKGIAVNGVTLKLGY, from the coding sequence ATGAGTACTAGTGCATTTACAGGTTTTGTATTATTAAGTGATGCTAAACTTGATATAGATAAATTTTTGAAAGATTTAAAAGAAGATTGGAATATTACATTAAATTTAGGTAAAGAAAATAAAGAAAAAGATATGTTAGTTGGAGATATTAATGGTATAATGGTAGCTGTTGCTTTAATGCCAGCCCCTATTCCAAATAATGAGGCAGTAGAAAGTGCTAAAACAAATTACAGATGGAAAGATGCAGTAAAAGTTGCTGAAGAACATAAAGCTCATATAATAGCTTCACTTTTAGGAGAACCTAATTTAGTAGATGGAGCAAAATTATATACAAAAATTATATCAGCATTAACAAAGCAAGAAAATTGTATAGGAATTAATGTACTAGGAACAGTTTTAAATCCAGATATGTATAGAGATTTTACAGAATATTATGAAGAAAATAATATGTTTCCAGTAGAAAATATGATATTTATTGGATTATATGGTTCAGAAGATGAGAAAATAAATGCTTATACTTATGGAATGGAAGCTTTTGGAAAAAAAGAAATGGAAATAATTGATAGTTCAGAAAGTCCAGAAGATGTCTATTATTTTTTACAAGGTGTTGCAGACTATGTTATAACTTCTGATGTAATATTACAAGATGGTGAAACAATAGGTTTTTCAGCAGAACAAAAAATTCCTATATCTCAGTCAAAAGGTATAGCTGTCAATGGTGTTACATTGAAATTAGGATACTAA
- a CDS encoding bifunctional 4-hydroxy-3-methylbut-2-enyl diphosphate reductase/30S ribosomal protein S1: protein MEIIRAKHMGFCFGVLEAINVCNSLVEEKRRKYILGMLVHNKQVVEDMQKKGFKIVTEEELLQDMDNLGENDIVVIRAHGASKSVHEKLKERKVKVFDATCVFVNKIRQEIEIANEKGYSILFMGDKNHPEVKGVISFADNIQIFESYEEAKKLKIDLDKTYLLSTQTTLNKKKFEEIKKYFKENYKNVIIFDKICGATAVRQKAVEDLAIKVEVMVIVGDTKSSNTKKLYEISKKLNDNSYLVENEEQLDLSIFRGKEVVGITAGASTPEETIMNIEKKIRGIYKMSNVNENQNEFSLMLEEFLPNQEKRVEGVIESMDQNFSYLDVPGERTAVRVRTDELKDYKVGDTVEVLITGLSEEDDDQEYITASRRKIEVEKNWEKIEDSFKNKSILDAKVTKKIKGGYLVEACLYAGFLPNSLSEISDNEEKVNGKKIQVIVKDIKVDPKDKKNRKITYSVKDIKIAEQEKEFASLEVGETVDCVITEVLDFGLAVDINTLKGFIHISEVSWKRLDKLSDVYKAGDHIKAIVVSLDETKRNVKLSIKKLEADPWATVVNEFKVNDEVEGTVTKVLPYGAFVEIKSGIEGLVHISDFSWTKKKVNVSDYVKEGEKVKVRITDLYPEDRKLKLGIKQLVANPWETAEKDFAVGTVIKGKVVEVKPFGIFVEIVDGIDAFVHSSDYNWVGEETPKFEIGNEVELKITELDLNNKKIKGSLKALRKSPWEHVLEEYKVGTTVEKKIKTVADFGLFIELIKGIDGFIPTQFASKEFIKNIRDKFKEGDIVKAQVVEINKDTQKIKLSIKKIEIEEEKREEREQIEKYSTSSSEE from the coding sequence ATGGAAATTATTAGAGCAAAACATATGGGTTTTTGCTTTGGAGTTTTGGAAGCTATCAATGTTTGTAACTCTTTGGTTGAAGAAAAAAGAAGAAAGTATATACTAGGGATGCTTGTTCATAATAAACAAGTTGTGGAGGATATGCAAAAAAAAGGCTTTAAAATTGTAACAGAAGAAGAATTACTGCAAGATATGGATAATTTAGGAGAAAATGATATAGTGGTTATAAGAGCACATGGGGCTTCTAAAAGTGTTCATGAAAAATTAAAAGAAAGAAAAGTTAAAGTTTTTGATGCCACTTGTGTATTTGTAAATAAAATAAGACAAGAGATAGAAATAGCAAATGAAAAAGGTTACAGTATTCTGTTTATGGGAGATAAGAACCACCCAGAGGTAAAAGGAGTTATTTCTTTTGCTGACAATATTCAAATATTTGAAAGTTATGAAGAAGCAAAAAAATTAAAAATTGATTTAGATAAAACTTATCTATTGTCAACACAGACAACTTTAAATAAGAAAAAATTTGAAGAAATTAAAAAATATTTTAAAGAAAACTATAAAAATGTAATAATTTTTGATAAAATATGTGGTGCAACAGCTGTTAGACAAAAAGCAGTTGAAGATTTAGCAATAAAAGTTGAAGTGATGGTAATAGTTGGAGATACAAAAAGCTCAAATACAAAGAAATTATACGAAATATCTAAAAAACTAAATGATAATAGTTATCTTGTTGAAAATGAGGAACAGTTAGATTTAAGCATTTTTAGAGGTAAAGAGGTAGTAGGAATTACTGCTGGAGCATCAACACCAGAAGAAACAATAATGAATATAGAAAAAAAAATAAGGGGGATATATAAAATGTCTAATGTAAATGAAAATCAAAATGAATTCTCGCTAATGTTGGAGGAATTTCTACCAAATCAAGAAAAGAGAGTTGAAGGAGTTATAGAATCAATGGATCAAAACTTCTCATATCTTGATGTTCCTGGTGAAAGAACAGCAGTAAGAGTAAGAACAGATGAATTAAAGGACTATAAAGTTGGGGATACTGTTGAAGTTTTAATAACAGGACTGTCAGAAGAAGATGATGACCAAGAATACATAACTGCTTCAAGAAGAAAAATTGAAGTAGAAAAGAATTGGGAAAAAATAGAAGATTCTTTTAAAAACAAAAGTATTTTAGATGCAAAAGTTACAAAAAAAATAAAAGGTGGATATTTAGTAGAAGCTTGTCTATATGCTGGATTCTTACCTAATTCACTTTCAGAAATTTCTGATAATGAAGAAAAAGTTAATGGGAAGAAAATACAAGTTATAGTAAAAGATATCAAAGTAGATCCAAAAGATAAAAAAAATAGAAAGATTACTTATTCAGTAAAAGATATTAAAATAGCAGAACAAGAAAAAGAATTTGCTAGTTTAGAAGTTGGTGAAACTGTTGACTGTGTTATAACAGAAGTTTTAGACTTTGGTTTAGCAGTTGATATCAATACATTAAAAGGATTTATCCATATTTCAGAAGTGTCTTGGAAAAGACTAGATAAATTATCTGATGTATATAAAGCTGGAGATCATATTAAAGCAATCGTTGTTTCATTAGATGAAACAAAAAGAAATGTTAAATTATCAATCAAAAAATTAGAAGCAGATCCTTGGGCAACAGTTGTTAATGAATTTAAAGTAAATGATGAAGTTGAAGGAACTGTTACAAAAGTTTTACCTTATGGTGCTTTTGTTGAAATTAAATCTGGTATAGAAGGGCTTGTGCATATTTCAGATTTTAGTTGGACTAAAAAGAAAGTTAATGTTTCAGATTATGTAAAAGAAGGAGAAAAAGTAAAAGTTAGAATAACTGACTTATACCCAGAAGATAGAAAATTAAAATTAGGAATAAAACAATTAGTAGCTAATCCTTGGGAAACTGCTGAAAAAGACTTTGCTGTTGGTACAGTAATTAAAGGAAAAGTTGTTGAAGTAAAACCATTTGGAATATTTGTTGAAATAGTAGATGGGATAGATGCTTTTGTTCATAGCTCAGATTACAATTGGGTAGGAGAGGAAACTCCCAAATTTGAAATTGGAAATGAAGTTGAATTAAAAATAACTGAACTTGATTTAAATAATAAGAAAATTAAAGGAAGTTTAAAGGCTCTAAGAAAAAGTCCTTGGGAGCATGTATTAGAAGAATATAAAGTTGGTACAACAGTTGAAAAGAAAATTAAAACTGTTGCAGACTTCGGGCTATTTATTGAATTAATAAAAGGAATAGATGGATTTATACCTACTCAATTTGCTTCTAAAGAATTTATAAAAAATATTAGAGATAAATTTAAAGAAGGAGATATTGTTAAGGCACAAGTCGTTGAAATCAATAAAGATACACAAAAAATAAAACTATCTATTAAGAAAATAGAAATTGAAGAAGAAAAAAGAGAAGAAAGAGAACAAATTGAAAAATACTCTACTTCATCATCAGAAGAATAA
- a CDS encoding HPr family phosphocarrier protein, translated as MKSVKVHIKNKKGLHARPSSLFVQLVTKYDSDISVKSEDETVNGKSIMGLMLLAAEEGRELELIADGPDEDIMLEELVDLIEVKKFNEE; from the coding sequence ATGAAATCAGTAAAAGTACATATAAAAAATAAAAAAGGATTACATGCAAGGCCTTCATCTCTGTTTGTACAGTTAGTTACAAAGTATGATTCTGATATTAGTGTTAAATCAGAAGATGAAACTGTAAATGGGAAGAGTATTATGGGGCTTATGCTTTTAGCTGCTGAAGAGGGTAGAGAATTAGAATTGATAGCAGATGGACCAGATGAAGATATTATGCTTGAAGAATTAGTTGATTTAATAGAAGTGAAAAAATTCAATGAGGAGTAA
- the rfaE1 gene encoding D-glycero-beta-D-manno-heptose-7-phosphate kinase has translation MIGKLIENFKNIKIAVIGDLMLDEYIMGKVDRISPEAPVPVVKVTEEKFVLGGAANVINNLASLGADVYCGGLVGKDNNAEKLINAFPKNVDCNLILKVENRPTIVKKRVIAGHQQLLRLDWEEEFYINEDEEKIIIENLKNHIKNIDAIILSDYNKGLLTKSLSQKIINLCRENNVIITVDPKPKNISNFVGASSITPNKKEAYAAVDANVLENIDVVGEKLKKKYNLDTVLITRSEEGMTLYDKEIHNIPTYAKEVYDVTGAGDTVISVFTLAKAAGATWEEAAKIANAAGGIVVGKIGTSTVSEKELIETYNSIYKEK, from the coding sequence ATGATAGGTAAACTAATAGAAAATTTTAAAAATATTAAAATTGCTGTTATTGGAGATTTAATGTTAGATGAATATATTATGGGTAAGGTAGATAGAATTTCTCCTGAAGCACCAGTCCCTGTTGTTAAAGTTACAGAAGAAAAATTCGTTTTAGGTGGTGCTGCTAATGTTATCAATAATCTTGCTTCATTAGGTGCTGATGTTTATTGTGGTGGACTTGTAGGAAAAGATAACAATGCTGAAAAACTTATCAATGCTTTTCCCAAAAATGTTGATTGTAATTTAATTTTAAAAGTTGAAAATCGTCCTACCATTGTAAAGAAAAGAGTGATTGCAGGACATCAACAACTTTTAAGACTAGATTGGGAAGAAGAATTTTATATCAATGAAGATGAAGAAAAAATAATAATAGAAAATCTTAAAAATCATATAAAAAACATAGATGCAATTATTTTATCTGATTACAATAAGGGGCTTTTAACAAAATCTCTTTCACAAAAAATTATAAACTTATGTAGAGAAAATAATGTAATTATTACTGTTGATCCTAAACCAAAAAATATCTCTAATTTTGTAGGTGCTTCCTCTATTACTCCAAATAAAAAAGAAGCTTATGCTGCAGTTGATGCAAATGTTTTAGAAAATATTGATGTTGTTGGAGAAAAATTAAAGAAAAAATACAATTTAGATACTGTTTTAATAACAAGGAGTGAAGAAGGAATGACTTTATATGATAAAGAAATTCATAATATTCCTACTTATGCAAAAGAAGTCTATGATGTAACTGGTGCTGGGGATACAGTTATTTCAGTTTTTACTTTGGCAAAGGCTGCTGGAGCAACTTGGGAAGAAGCTGCAAAAATTGCTAATGCTGCTGGTGGAATAGTTGTTGGAAAAATTGGTACTTCTACTGTTAGTGAAAAAGAGTTGATTGAAACTTATAATAGTATTTACAAGGAGAAATAA
- the ispF gene encoding 2-C-methyl-D-erythritol 2,4-cyclodiphosphate synthase, producing MLRIGNGYDVHRLVEGRKLMLGGVEVPHTKGVLGHSDGDVLLHAITDAIIGALGLGDIGLHFPDNDKNLKDIDSAILLKKINNIMKEKNYKIVNLDTIIVIQKPKLRPYIDDIRDNIGKILEIDPELINVKAKTEEKLGFTGNESGVKSYCVVLLERERC from the coding sequence ATGTTAAGAATAGGTAATGGTTATGATGTTCATAGATTAGTTGAAGGTAGAAAATTGATGTTAGGTGGTGTGGAAGTTCCACATACAAAAGGTGTCTTAGGACATTCTGATGGAGATGTACTTTTACATGCAATAACTGATGCAATAATTGGAGCATTAGGTTTGGGAGATATAGGACTACATTTCCCAGATAATGATAAAAATTTAAAAGATATTGATAGTGCTATTTTATTAAAAAAAATAAACAATATTATGAAAGAAAAAAATTATAAAATAGTAAATTTGGATACTATTATAGTAATACAAAAGCCTAAATTAAGACCATATATAGACGATATTAGAGATAACATTGGAAAGATTTTAGAAATTGACCCTGAACTTATAAATGTAAAGGCTAAGACAGAGGAAAAATTAGGTTTCACTGGTAATGAAAGTGGTGTTAAATCCTATTGTGTAGTCCTATTGGAGAGGGAAAGATGTTAG
- a CDS encoding MATE family efflux transporter: MLDKTSFRKTVLAFLLPMAIQNLINVAISSTDVIMLGRYSEVTLSASSLASQIQFILILLLFGIGSGATVLTAQYWGKKDIKSIEKVMAISIKVAFTLSLFFFVFAFFFSKNAMRLFTNDKSTILEGIKYLKIVSFSYLTTSISIVYLVTMRSVERVVISTVTYATSFVSNFIINYLLIFGNFGFPKLGIRGAAIGTLIARLIELGIVFYYNSKNHHFVSIKWKYIKSLDPILKKDFLKYSSPTMMNELLWASGTATGVAILGRLGNSIVAANSITSVVRQLAMVFAFGLANTAAIMVGKEIGKKDFHTAEIYSKKLLLYSFLSSLLGVALLLIAKPFIIKKFSLNIEVENYLNFTLNILFYYIPLQSISAVLIVGVFRAGGDTKFALIADILPLWCGSVLISAFAAFYLNLPTKIIYLLIMSDEIIKQPLIIWRYRSKKWINNVTRELN, encoded by the coding sequence ATGTTAGACAAAACTTCTTTTAGGAAAACTGTACTTGCTTTTTTACTACCTATGGCAATACAAAATTTAATCAATGTTGCCATATCAAGTACCGATGTTATAATGCTTGGAAGATATAGTGAAGTTACTTTATCAGCTTCCTCACTTGCAAGTCAAATACAATTTATTTTAATTTTATTATTGTTTGGTATAGGTTCTGGTGCAACTGTTCTAACTGCACAATATTGGGGAAAGAAAGATATAAAATCCATAGAAAAAGTTATGGCTATCAGTATAAAAGTTGCTTTTACTTTAAGTTTATTTTTCTTTGTATTTGCCTTTTTCTTTTCAAAAAATGCTATGAGATTGTTTACTAATGATAAAAGTACAATTTTAGAAGGAATAAAATACTTAAAAATAGTTAGTTTTTCATATTTAACAACTTCTATATCTATTGTCTACTTAGTTACTATGAGAAGTGTTGAAAGAGTTGTTATATCAACAGTTACTTATGCAACTTCATTTGTTAGCAACTTTATAATTAACTATCTTCTAATTTTTGGAAATTTTGGCTTCCCTAAATTAGGAATAAGAGGAGCTGCAATAGGTACTCTTATTGCAAGACTTATTGAACTAGGAATTGTTTTTTACTATAATTCTAAAAATCATCATTTTGTTTCTATAAAATGGAAATATATAAAAAGTTTAGATCCTATTTTAAAAAAAGATTTTCTAAAATACTCCTCTCCAACTATGATGAATGAACTCCTATGGGCAAGTGGAACAGCAACAGGAGTTGCTATTTTAGGTAGGTTAGGGAATTCTATTGTTGCTGCTAATTCTATAACTTCTGTTGTAAGGCAACTGGCAATGGTTTTTGCCTTTGGACTTGCAAATACAGCAGCAATTATGGTTGGAAAAGAAATTGGTAAAAAAGATTTTCACACAGCAGAGATTTATTCTAAAAAACTTTTACTATATTCTTTTCTTTCAAGCTTATTAGGTGTTGCCTTACTCTTAATTGCAAAGCCTTTTATTATAAAAAAATTTTCTTTAAATATAGAAGTAGAAAATTATTTGAATTTTACTTTAAATATTTTATTCTACTACATACCTTTACAAAGTATTTCAGCAGTTTTAATTGTAGGAGTATTTAGAGCAGGTGGAGATACAAAATTTGCATTAATTGCAGATATTTTACCTCTTTGGTGTGGTTCAGTTTTAATTTCAGCTTTTGCAGCTTTCTATTTAAATTTACCTACAAAAATAATTTATCTTTTGATAATGTCAGATGAAATTATTAAACAACCACTTATTATTTGGAGATATAGAAGTAAAAAATGGATTAATAATGTTACAAGGGAATTGAATTGA
- a CDS encoding cob(I)yrinic acid a,c-diamide adenosyltransferase yields MEKGYTQIYTGNGKGKTTAALGLLTRAAGHNFKIFLCQFLKGRDYGELHTLKKFETVTHERYGRGVFIKNKEFVTDEDKKLMREGYESLKNALLRGKYDIVIADEILGTLRYDLISVDEIKFLIKNKPETTELILTGRNAPDELIEMADLVTEMREVKHYFQKGIVSRKGIEK; encoded by the coding sequence ATGGAAAAAGGATATACTCAAATATATACTGGAAATGGTAAAGGAAAAACTACTGCTGCACTTGGACTTTTAACAAGAGCAGCTGGACACAATTTTAAAATATTTCTCTGTCAATTTTTAAAAGGTAGAGATTATGGAGAACTACACACATTAAAAAAATTTGAAACTGTTACCCATGAAAGATACGGTAGAGGCGTTTTTATTAAAAATAAGGAGTTTGTTACTGATGAAGATAAAAAACTTATGAGAGAGGGTTATGAAAGTTTAAAAAATGCTCTTTTAAGGGGAAAATATGATATAGTCATAGCTGATGAAATTTTAGGAACATTGAGGTATGATTTAATATCTGTTGATGAAATAAAATTTTTAATTAAAAATAAACCTGAAACAACAGAGCTTATTTTAACAGGAAGAAATGCCCCAGATGAACTCATTGAAATGGCAGACTTAGTAACCGAAATGAGAGAGGTTAAACACTATTTCCAAAAGGGTATTGTGTCAAGAAAAGGTATAGAAAAATAG
- a CDS encoding NUDIX hydrolase has product MITTLCYLEKDNKYLMLHRTKKENDINKNKWLGVGGKLEKNETPEQCLFREVKEETGLTLINYVHRGIVIFNFNDDEPLYMYLYTSKNFSGKVQECSEGDLKWIDKSKIYNLNLWEGDKIFLDLLNKDTPFFYLTLDYEDDNLISSDLKFKEDNFTCFEVFVPKNYVKDIVKVLSRYNLLKEGNYTDVYALIDVEGHWTTLEGAKAFIGEVGKESVEKEKLMKFRVKKEFTDLAYYLVKKVHPYEVPVINIF; this is encoded by the coding sequence ATGATTACAACCTTATGTTATTTAGAGAAAGATAATAAATATCTTATGTTACATAGGACTAAAAAAGAAAATGATATTAATAAAAATAAGTGGCTAGGTGTTGGAGGGAAATTAGAAAAAAATGAAACACCTGAGCAATGTCTATTTAGAGAAGTTAAAGAAGAAACTGGTTTAACTTTAATTAATTATGTCCATAGAGGAATAGTAATTTTTAATTTCAATGATGATGAACCTCTTTATATGTATCTTTATACTTCTAAAAATTTCTCTGGTAAAGTTCAAGAATGTTCTGAGGGAGATTTAAAATGGATAGATAAATCTAAAATTTATAATCTTAACCTTTGGGAAGGTGATAAAATATTTTTAGATTTACTTAATAAAGATACTCCTTTTTTCTATCTAACATTAGATTATGAAGATGATAATTTAATTTCTTCTGATTTAAAATTTAAAGAAGATAATTTTACTTGTTTTGAAGTTTTTGTTCCTAAAAATTATGTTAAAGATATAGTTAAAGTTCTATCAAGATATAATCTATTAAAAGAGGGAAATTATACTGATGTCTATGCTTTAATAGATGTTGAAGGACATTGGACAACTCTTGAAGGTGCTAAGGCATTTATAGGTGAGGTTGGAAAAGAAAGTGTTGAAAAAGAAAAATTGATGAAATTTAGAGTAAAAAAGGAATTTACAGATTTAGCCTACTATTTAGTTAAAAAAGTACATCCCTATGAAGTGCCTGTTATCAATATTTTTTAA
- a CDS encoding MliC family protein, whose amino-acid sequence MKKFAMLALAMSLFLVACGEKKEEEKPAEQPAAEATMETTEAAMEAKTFSVKTEDGKEFTLVVADDGSTATLTDADGKATELKNAETASGERYADDAGNEVAMKGSEGVLTLGDLKEVPVTVEAK is encoded by the coding sequence ATGAAAAAATTTGCAATGTTAGCACTAGCTATGAGTTTATTTTTAGTAGCTTGTGGAGAAAAGAAAGAAGAAGAAAAACCAGCTGAACAACCTGCTGCAGAAGCAACAATGGAAACAACTGAAGCTGCTATGGAAGCTAAAACATTTTCAGTTAAAACTGAAGATGGAAAGGAATTCACATTAGTAGTTGCTGATGATGGAAGTACTGCAACTTTAACTGATGCAGACGGAAAAGCAACTGAGTTAAAAAATGCTGAAACTGCATCTGGTGAAAGATATGCAGATGATGCTGGAAATGAAGTTGCTATGAAAGGTTCAGAAGGAGTTTTAACTCTTGGAGACCTTAAAGAAGTACCAGTAACTGTTGAAGCAAAATAG
- the ptsP gene encoding phosphoenolpyruvate--protein phosphotransferase — MKIKGIPASPGIAIGKTFLYKENKLAIVEKSNLSKEEEIERLVKGREIAKKQLEEIKENTLKKLGKDKADIFEGHITLLEDEELFSEINSKISQKKCTAEYALNEAIDEYATMLANLEDTYFKERAGDLRDIGKRWLYGVMNEQIVDLSKLGSETIIVAKELNPSDTAQINLDNVLAFVTEIGGKTAHSSIMARSLELPAVVGVGVVLDELEDNQILIVDAIKGEVIVSPDTETLKIYKEKREKFLKEKEELKALKDKEAISKDGIKVDVWGNIGSPNDVKGIISNGGFGVGLYRTEFLFMEKDSFPTEDEQFEAYKIVAEELKGYPVTIRTMDIGGDKSLPYMELPKEENPFLGWRAIRVCLDRQEILRTQFKALLRASKYGKIKIMLPMIMDIVEVRKAKAILEECKKELQEKGVDFDKNIMLGIMVETPSVAFRAKYFAKECDFFSIGTNDLTQYTLAVDRGNEKIANLYDTYNPGVLQAIKMLIDGAHEGGIRISMCGEFAGDENAVAILFGMGLDAFSMSGISIPRVKRIIIKLDRKKCENLVERILTLSTASEIKEEVKKFMEKI, encoded by the coding sequence ATGAAAATAAAAGGGATTCCAGCTTCACCTGGAATAGCAATAGGAAAGACATTTTTATATAAAGAAAATAAATTAGCAATAGTTGAAAAATCTAATTTATCAAAAGAAGAAGAAATTGAAAGATTAGTAAAAGGTAGAGAAATTGCTAAAAAACAATTAGAAGAAATAAAAGAAAATACTCTAAAAAAATTGGGGAAAGATAAGGCTGATATATTTGAGGGACATATCACTTTATTAGAAGATGAAGAATTATTTTCTGAAATTAATTCAAAAATTTCTCAAAAAAAATGTACTGCTGAATATGCTTTAAATGAGGCTATTGATGAATATGCAACTATGCTTGCAAATTTAGAAGATACCTATTTTAAAGAAAGAGCAGGAGATTTAAGAGATATTGGAAAAAGATGGCTATATGGTGTTATGAATGAGCAGATAGTTGATCTTTCTAAATTAGGATCTGAAACAATCATTGTAGCAAAAGAATTAAATCCATCTGATACTGCACAAATAAATTTAGATAATGTTTTAGCATTTGTAACAGAAATAGGTGGAAAAACTGCACATTCATCTATTATGGCAAGGTCATTAGAATTACCAGCTGTTGTTGGAGTAGGGGTAGTTTTAGATGAATTAGAAGATAATCAAATTTTAATAGTTGATGCTATAAAAGGAGAAGTAATTGTTTCTCCTGATACAGAAACTTTAAAAATATATAAGGAAAAAAGAGAGAAGTTTTTAAAAGAAAAAGAAGAATTAAAGGCTTTAAAAGATAAAGAAGCTATTTCAAAAGATGGAATAAAAGTTGATGTTTGGGGGAATATTGGTTCTCCTAATGATGTAAAAGGAATTATTTCAAATGGTGGTTTTGGAGTAGGACTTTATAGAACAGAATTTTTATTTATGGAGAAAGATAGTTTTCCAACAGAAGATGAACAATTTGAAGCATATAAAATAGTTGCAGAAGAATTAAAAGGCTATCCTGTTACCATAAGAACTATGGATATAGGTGGAGATAAATCACTTCCATATATGGAACTTCCAAAGGAGGAAAATCCATTTTTAGGTTGGAGGGCAATAAGAGTTTGCTTAGATAGACAAGAAATTTTAAGAACTCAATTTAAAGCACTTTTAAGAGCTTCAAAATACGGAAAAATAAAAATAATGCTTCCAATGATAATGGATATTGTAGAAGTAAGAAAGGCAAAAGCTATACTTGAAGAATGTAAAAAGGAATTACAAGAAAAAGGAGTAGATTTTGATAAAAATATTATGCTTGGAATAATGGTAGAAACACCTTCTGTTGCATTTAGAGCAAAATATTTTGCAAAAGAATGTGATTTCTTCTCAATAGGAACTAATGATTTAACTCAATATACTTTGGCAGTTGACAGAGGAAATGAAAAAATTGCAAATTTATATGATACATATAATCCAGGTGTACTACAAGCTATAAAAATGTTAATTGATGGAGCACACGAAGGTGGGATAAGAATTTCAATGTGTGGAGAGTTTGCAGGAGATGAAAATGCAGTAGCAATCCTATTTGGAATGGGACTAGATGCATTTTCAATGTCAGGAATTTCTATACCAAGAGTTAAAAGGATTATAATAAAATTAGATAGAAAAAAATGTGAAAATTTAGTTGAAAGAATTTTAACTTTATCAACTGCTTCTGAAATTAAAGAAGAAGTTAAAAAATTTATGGAAAAAATATAA
- a CDS encoding HPr family phosphocarrier protein — protein sequence MKSKTVEIVNETGLHTRPGNEFVSLAKTFSSQISVENEAGVKVNGTSLLKLLSLGIKKGSKITVYADGEDENEAVDKLSSLLENLKD from the coding sequence ATGAAAAGCAAGACTGTGGAAATAGTAAATGAAACTGGTTTACACACAAGACCTGGAAATGAGTTTGTAAGTTTGGCAAAGACATTCTCTTCACAAATAAGTGTAGAAAATGAAGCAGGAGTAAAAGTTAATGGAACTTCACTGTTAAAATTACTTTCATTAGGAATTAAAAAAGGAAGTAAAATAACTGTATATGCTGATGGTGAAGATGAAAATGAAGCAGTTGATAAATTATCATCTCTTCTTGAAAACTTAAAAGATTAA